One Candidatus Bipolaricaulota bacterium DNA window includes the following coding sequences:
- a CDS encoding DUF4040 domain-containing protein: MTVQTVLLLALPVIAVFALTRARRLTAVIAMGLFSFVIAAVYLLFHAPDVGLTEAAIGAGLVTFIYILSIRKTGRLVILADEAPGLLSRENEGITGLEWEILLGFARELGLDPVVRFLPRPEIGHALRRGEGDIGA, encoded by the coding sequence ATGACAGTGCAGACGGTCCTTTTGCTTGCGCTTCCGGTGATCGCGGTGTTCGCACTGACGCGGGCACGGCGGTTGACCGCGGTGATAGCGATGGGCCTGTTCAGCTTTGTGATCGCTGCGGTCTATCTCCTGTTCCACGCCCCGGACGTGGGGCTGACCGAGGCGGCGATCGGGGCCGGGCTGGTGACGTTCATCTACATCCTTTCGATCCGCAAGACCGGGCGGCTGGTGATCCTGGCGGACGAGGCTCCCGGGCTCCTTTCCCGCGAGAACGAGGGGATCACCGGGCTTGAATGGGAGATCCTTTTAGGGTTTGCCCGCGAGCTCGGGCTCGATCCGGTCGTCCGCTTCCTTCCGCGCCCTGAGATCGGACATGCCCTCCGGCGCGGGGAGGGGGACATCGGGGC
- a CDS encoding monovalent cation/H(+) antiporter subunit G, protein MIGMILIGIGTGFVLIGTIGILRLPDIYSRLQASGVSDNAGVGLILIGLMVRSGLTPISLGLGLLLVLILVTNPIVTHAIAKSAFVNRHSGEEKE, encoded by the coding sequence ATGATCGGAATGATCCTCATCGGGATCGGAACGGGATTCGTCTTGATCGGGACGATCGGCATCCTCCGTCTCCCTGACATCTACTCGCGGTTGCAGGCGAGCGGAGTGTCGGATAACGCCGGGGTGGGACTGATCCTGATCGGATTGATGGTGCGAAGCGGCCTCACCCCGATCTCCCTCGGGCTCGGGCTTCTGCTGGTCCTGATCCTGGTCACCAACCCGATCGTCACTCATGCGATCGCCAAGAGCGCGTTCGTCAACCGCCACTCGGGGGAGGAAAAGGAATGA
- a CDS encoding cation:proton antiporter (subunit F of antiporter complex involved in resistance to high concentrations of Na+, K+, Li+ and/or alkali), with translation MTVVEGLLIAAFLAVLGRLFAGPSPWDRVLAYNAASNRLVVLLAVLAATAGKEFYLDMIITYAGVSFLGVLVIARFMERGELHR, from the coding sequence ATGACGGTCGTGGAAGGCCTTCTCATCGCCGCGTTCCTCGCCGTCCTGGGGCGGCTATTCGCCGGGCCGAGCCCATGGGACCGCGTTCTGGCGTACAACGCCGCCTCGAACCGGCTTGTGGTCCTCCTTGCCGTCCTCGCGGCTACCGCGGGAAAGGAGTTCTACCTCGACATGATCATCACCTACGCCGGGGTGAGCTTCCTCGGGGTGCTCGTGATCGCCCGGTTCATGGAGCGGGGGGAGCTGCACCGATGA
- a CDS encoding Na+/H+ antiporter subunit E, producing the protein MIVVFVGLFGVWIALARRFDPLSISVGGLVAAGVALLQWRLFPRVNRALLALFRRPHQLVLFIGLLLWRLVASTLYTSYVILSPRPEGRIVAVPTKVSDPLGRFLLLNAITLTPSTISLLLDDDLLYVHWLRRGGSTWDWRGVKESLERRLDAIFRRSG; encoded by the coding sequence ATGATCGTCGTATTCGTCGGGTTGTTCGGGGTGTGGATCGCCCTCGCGCGCCGGTTCGATCCGTTGTCCATCTCGGTCGGCGGGTTGGTCGCCGCCGGAGTGGCGCTGCTGCAGTGGCGCTTGTTCCCGCGCGTGAACCGGGCGCTCCTCGCCCTTTTTCGACGGCCCCACCAGCTCGTCCTGTTCATCGGGCTCCTCCTGTGGCGGTTGGTCGCCTCGACCCTGTACACGAGCTACGTGATCCTCTCCCCTCGCCCTGAAGGGAGGATCGTTGCCGTCCCAACCAAGGTCTCCGATCCGCTCGGTCGATTCCTCCTGTTGAACGCGATCACCCTCACCCCATCGACGATCTCCCTCCTCCTCGACGACGACCTTCTCTACGTTCACTGGCTGCGCCGGGGAGGGAGCACATGGGACTGGCGCGGGGTGAAGGAGTCACTCGAACGGAGACTGGACGCGATCTTCCGGAGGAGCGGATGA
- a CDS encoding GNAT family N-acetyltransferase, translated as MELRPLRLPQDLIPLGKMICHTFQYPENPEWSVQTDEKEQIVDTIRIFRRLWPLVRLGQYLSPSLRDMLRGYVAVEDGRIVGLTMVQRHGTTDTWVVGTVGVLPEYRRRGLARATLESALELMRKRGARRAWLSVINGNTPAQRLYESLGFEVYDAMIDYTLTAPSLPSVPKIPDGYSISRLPRSDWRTRFELEERIVPEETRRYEPVEPGRFRQPLPLLLLLPIINRAQHTAEEAFVVRETDGDKAVAWCRYAASTRGKGVNSIAVRLDPARPELADYLVGRMLHEVVSKSPNLRVEIDVPRWMPAVAAAVESFGFKRRVEYLKMGLEL; from the coding sequence TTGGAATTACGACCACTCCGGCTTCCACAGGACCTGATCCCGCTTGGGAAAATGATATGCCATACGTTCCAATATCCGGAAAACCCGGAGTGGAGCGTGCAGACGGACGAGAAGGAACAGATCGTCGATACGATCAGGATCTTCCGGCGGTTGTGGCCGCTCGTCCGCCTCGGGCAGTACCTCTCCCCCTCATTGCGCGACATGCTCAGGGGATACGTCGCGGTCGAGGACGGGAGGATCGTTGGGCTGACGATGGTACAACGCCACGGGACGACGGATACGTGGGTCGTCGGAACGGTCGGCGTCCTGCCCGAGTACCGGCGTCGCGGCCTCGCCCGCGCGACCCTGGAGAGCGCGCTCGAGTTGATGCGAAAGCGCGGAGCGCGGAGAGCCTGGCTCAGCGTCATCAACGGCAACACCCCGGCGCAGCGCCTGTACGAAAGCCTGGGATTCGAGGTGTACGACGCGATGATCGACTACACACTGACCGCGCCATCGCTCCCGTCGGTTCCGAAGATCCCCGATGGATACTCGATTTCCCGTCTCCCCCGCTCCGACTGGAGGACGAGGTTCGAACTGGAAGAGCGCATCGTTCCCGAGGAGACGCGGCGGTACGAACCGGTCGAACCAGGGCGGTTCCGCCAGCCGTTGCCCCTCCTCTTGCTCCTACCGATCATCAACCGCGCCCAACACACGGCGGAAGAGGCGTTTGTGGTGCGCGAGACCGACGGCGATAAGGCGGTGGCCTGGTGTCGGTACGCAGCCTCGACCCGGGGGAAGGGGGTGAACAGCATCGCCGTGCGGCTCGATCCGGCCCGTCCGGAGCTCGCGGATTACCTCGTCGGGCGGATGCTGCACGAGGTCGTATCCAAGAGCCCGAACCTGCGGGTTGAGATCGACGTCCCGCGCTGGATGCCGGCGGTCGCCGCGGCGGTGGAGTCGTTCGGGTTCAAAAGACGGGTGGAGTACCTGAAGATGGGACTGGAGCTGTAG